The window ATTCAGTCGGTGTTCTAACGCTGTTGCGATAAGCTCCTCTCTATGTGCGCATATTTGCGGATGGCCAAGGCTGTCCGCTTTTTTTTGTGAGGCCTACAGGCCTGCGGGGATAAATCCCCTCGCCACAAAAAGCTGTCGCATCAATCCAGTTCAATGATTTCCAGGACCGCAGCTCATGCATGAGCATCCGCTACAACGCTTTTTCAGATCCTTGCGCGAGCGCCCGGTGTTTGCGTGGGAGCGCTATCAGCAACGTGATGTGTTGGTGATCGATCATCCTCTGTGCCAGGCGGTGTTCAGTCGCCAGGGCGCGCAGCTGTTGCACTTTCAGCCGCGGGGGCAGAAACCCTGGTTGTGGTGTGCGGCCAAGTGGCCACAAGTCGGTGCGATCCGCGGCGGGGTGCCGGTGTGCTGGCCGTGGTATGGCCGTCATCCCAGCGAAAACGCCTGGCCGTCCCATGGCTGGGCACGGTTGATCGACTGGAAACTGCTCGACAGCCGCAGCGATGAAGACGGTGTGCACCTGCACTGGCAGCTCCAGTTGTGCGACTGGCAGGTCGATCTGTACGCCGATCTGGGCGAACGCATGGAATTACGCTTGAGCACCGAGCATCAAGACAGCCTGCCGTGCCAATTGAGCCAGG is drawn from Pseudomonas rhizophila and contains these coding sequences:
- a CDS encoding D-hexose-6-phosphate mutarotase, translated to MHEHPLQRFFRSLRERPVFAWERYQQRDVLVIDHPLCQAVFSRQGAQLLHFQPRGQKPWLWCAAKWPQVGAIRGGVPVCWPWYGRHPSENAWPSHGWARLIDWKLLDSRSDEDGVHLHWQLQLCDWQVDLYADLGERMELRLSTEHQDSLPCQLSQALHAYWRIGDVGEIALSGLEGALGYDQLNRAACQQEGDLRVEGGCQRVFQHEGELQLKDHAWQRELCIDTGASADTVVWHPGARPLLGVSWDEVSEFVCVEAASGGTDSLCLAPGERAHLSLQARVGA